A region of the Vigna unguiculata cultivar IT97K-499-35 chromosome 9, ASM411807v1, whole genome shotgun sequence genome:
tattctttcttcttcttatttttagggaaattaacattttgaaaaccacatcaatttcACATTTCTAATTAAAGGTACTACGTCCGAGCGGATGCTGTGGGGTGCTAATATCTTCCCTACATGTAACTGACTCCCAGACCCAAAATCTAGATTTCCACATACTTGTCTTATCTTCagggttttccatagttttccataataaactatggtggacTCCAAAATCTCTTTTCAAACCTGTTTGCTTTTTGGTTCGTGGTCTCATCATGATTTTGGTTGCGATACCTGCAAATTGTAAGACccgctaaatttaaataattaaataatcaattatttaattaaagtgagggagagaagcctttatggcattaaatgttaaccttcatgacgtggaaaagtactagttcaagtggttgagagtactttggttgtgtgagaggacttgggttcaagtcctatgtatgccatttgtgcaggatttaattctatttatttctttttctaatatgTATTGTGCGTGTGAGTAAGAAGATGGCAATTGAGTTATACTAGTtggcatgaaacatgaattggcatgatggtttgatattgattttgCGATTTCATGGTTATGGGTTCTAGCCTTGGGGAACACCTAAATtaaacttattatatttttttggtagATGTGGACGGAATGGGAAGGGTTAGGGGAAACCCTagggttaggggagttccttatgcatgttttattttgaatcgTATGAAAATTGTGTTCTGAGCATGCTTGAACTGTGAAATATCTCAATTCTGATTTGGATCGCGTTTTCTAGGTTTTCTCCATGAACCACCTGGCGGCAGaggatgaaccgcctggcggcagaggATGAACCGCTAGGCGGTACATGCACTGTGACgctgtttttggttgttttggACCTATTTGGGATACCTATGATGTCGTCGTAATGTTTATATGTTGAAAGTGAAATTTTACGAATATAATCGACTGTGAATATTGTGGTTACGTTGGAATGCATGAACTTTATCTAAAATTGGGGGTTAGGATTATGATGGCCTCAGTGATAAACAACATACATCATGTAAATGCTTGGTGGGGTTGGCTTTGCATAATTGAGATTAACATATTTGATGTATGAATTCGGGATGATgctttgatataaaattatgtcTGTATGAAGGGGAAAATTGGATAGGCACGTTTGGGTGTGTTTCGGTGCAGGAAAATAATCTGGAGATTTCCAGATATGTATGCACCACCTGGCGGTACGTGAtctgccgccaggcggtctggcaGTGCAGTGGGCATTGTACAGTTCTAAATGGGCGTCATTTCATTGGGGTTTAAGAGGCAAGTTATAAGgatattatttaaagaaaatttaatagaaaaggaaaaatttgaGTTAAATGGGACTGAGGGGAGATTTAGATAAATGAAGATGTGAAGTATGATATAAATAGTAATGTTCTTTTAAACGTGTGGCTGTATGTGGTAAGACAGATTCAGATGGTATGTTAATTTGATAATAAGAGTGAGATAGGGGTATATGAAATGGTATGGTTGGTGTAATTTTTCCTTAGGCATGTTTTGTGGTTGTGAACTGTTGGTATGGTACATATGTAATATGGATTAAAGTGTGGTGTCATGCTTTATATAAATTCCAGAATGTATGGTTTTATGATTGGGAGTATGCAGAATGTATGAGACATATTTGAAAGGGGTAAACGGGGGTGAGTATGGATGCATGATAATATTGGATTGGTTGGCATGTCTAAATGAGTGTGATGTAATTTGGTATAGATATATGTCTGGTAAATCATAATTGTGTTATACTTGGGTGATTGGTTTGTTTGGAGATCCTTTGGGATCTGTTTAGGTGctcaaaaaccagtagcattgtgTTATTGGTATAGCGCTTGGCGGCATGAGCAAGCCGCCAGGCGGACAGGAAAATAAACCAATGACAGTGGTCACAGCGGGAGCagagcgcctggcggtgggcgATGGatgcgccaggcggtgacgacgAGGCAGGGCGCCTGACGATGTGGTGGTGTCTGCCAAGCGGTGGTAGTACTGAGAGGGTACTGTAGGCGCGTGGTGACTGGCGACGTGTGatgaccgccaggcggtctggagctaAGTTCTGCCTAGCGACGTGTGATGCGCGCTAGGCGATTTTGGTCTAGTGATGATGCGCGAGGAAAGTTTTCTACACCGCTTTAAGGGATGatcatgatgcgatgctttgactaggggcccagttacgagtgtatcttgtattggggtaacacgtgaccactctaggttgaagcctggtggtttaggaagtctagtggagtgtgcgagttgtggctcgtacggtgAGGTTCGGGTGATTGCCCTCTTTAGAGTGattctgatagagttttggtagtctggaacagctacaaactttatgtttgttCGGGGAtatccacttggtgtcacggtgagatgttgtggcaatgttattcccacgtgtggactatcaggtggtggcctgtagttgGAGGGGCGTGTGGAGACTCGTGTAACGAAGATCGATCATTGTTCTCACTTAAAGGGTATAGAATTGATAGACATCTAAAGGCAAGTGATGGATGTGAAAGGGAAAAAAGGAAAAGTGTATTAAACTGGGTTTACTTTTGTTAGTATggtatttaatatgatattgttgtttttatttaaatgagctcaccctatttttgtgtgtgtggcgatgatcatgtgacttgttacatgggagcagatgttggtgcAGGTGAGCAGACTGGCACttagagacggagtggggatcTTCCAGGGATTTTGTTATCACTAGTTTTCATGTTGGACCATGGTTTTCTTTGTAATAATTGCACAAACAATTTTAATCGTATTACGCATTTTACGACTATTTTTATTCATGTTAGCGCGTTGAACAtcgatatttaaatttttcccgcgtgtttttgggaaatcgaggttaataaatgaggttgtgacatatttatctttcttatttattttaaaaaagtaatttccGACTAGGacgttacatttggtatcagagccgtgATTTCAATGATTTCATGGGACTTTTGGGGAGTGAGCCTAGCGtgacgtgtgtgtgtgtgtgtgtatatatatatatatatatatatatatatatatatatatgttgtttgttttgttatgGAATTGAAATATAAATGGTTTGATTTACCAGTTAATATGGGGCGCATCCAGGCTATGGCTAATAGGAGGAGGAGAAGCGATGCGGGCGCTGATGAGATTGCACAGGCAATCCACAGGATGGTAGATGCCATGCAGCCGGTTGCGGCACAGCCGAGAGCTTTGGTGCCACCTACTAGAGCGGTGACCATGGAAGATGTCCTGAAACATAAGCCGTCAAAGTTCAACGGCAAAACTACTCCGGATGAGGCCGATGCTTGGCTCAGGGAGTGCGAGAAAATATTTAGAGTGCTTGCGTGTACTGAAGCACAACAGCTGAGCTTTGCCACGTTCCTGTTGGTGGGTGATGCGGAGTACTGGTGGACGGGAATGCAGCAGCAGATGCAGACCCGTCAGGAGGAGGTGAGCTGGACGAGTTTCGGAACCAGATTTCTGGAAAAGTATTTTCCAGATTCAGTTAAGCATGCACTAGAGGCGGAGTTTCTCACATTACAGCAGGGGAATCAACTAGTGCAGACCTATATCGACCGCTTTGAGTACTTGGCGAGGTTTTACTCGCAGGCGAGCATAGAGGAATGGCGCTGTCGCAAGTTTGAGGAAGGCTTGAGGCATGAGCTGCGCAGAGTCTTGGTGCCGTTGCGGATCCGGGAGTTTCCAATTCTGGTGGAGCAGGCCAGGACCGTGGAGAAGCTAGAGATGGGACCTAGTCGGGTCGGGAGAGCACAGAAAAATACTCCTAAGGCCTGACAGCAGAAGACACCATACAGCAGGCCGCAGCCTTCCTCCTCAGGGCTGCGAAGTTATAATTATGGTGGCCCACACCTTCGTAGGAACTGCACGAAGGCGGCAGGAGTTCGGGTGCTAGTACGGAGCACGTGAAATGTTACAAATGTGAGAAGATGGGCCACTATGCCAGTCAGTGTCCCACTAAGAAGATCGCTGGAGGGGCCACACCACAGCAGAAACCCCAGAAGGCGTTAGCCGATCGACCCCAAGCTGCGGGGAGAGTGTTTGCACTTACCAATACTGAGGCCACTCAGTCAGGTAACCTTATCCTGGACCGTTGTATATTGTTTAATAACAGTGTTTTGGTCCTGTTCGATTCAGGTGCTACTCACTCATTCATCTCTCAAGAGTGTGTGAGTAGGCTTGGACTTGTAGCTCGTGATTTGGGTTGTGAGCTGGCAGTCTCGACACCTGCATCAGGGCAAGTATCCACCAATCTGGCATGTCCCGGTTGTGTTATTGAGGTGGCAGGGCACAAGTTCAAGGTGAACCTCATTTGCTTGCCATTGGAGGGACTGGACGTGATACTCGGGATGGACTGGCTGTCGGACAATTGCGTCATGATTGATTGCGAACGGCGCAATGTGGTATTTCTTGAGAATGATGGGCTACCTTTAATCTCCATCCGTGAGGTGGTACATGAGGCGACTGGTGGAGCTTCTTGTTATGTGATAATGGTGCAGCCGGAGAAGTGAAGTGCAATTGATCTAGTCAGAAGCATACCGATAGTGGGAGAATACGCCGATTTGTTTCCAGATGAGGTGCCTAGATTACCACCCAGCAGGGATGTAGATTTTGCTATAGATCTCGTCCTTGGAGCTGGGCCAGTATCAATGGCTCCATATAGAATGGCCCTGGCGAAGTTAGCTGAATTGAAGAGGCAGATTGAGGATTTATTGGAAAAGAAGTTCATACGACCGAGCGCATCCCTGTGGGGGGCCCTAGTGCTGCTAGTTAAGAAAAAGGATAAGAGCTCCCGACTTTGTGTGGACTATCGTCAACTGAATAAATTgacgattaaaaataaatattcgtTGCCCAGAATTGATGACTTACTGGACCAGTTGAGAGGAGCAGGGGTATTTTCCAAGATTGATCTGCGATCTAGGTATCATCAAATCCTGGTTAAACTAGAAGATGTTCAGAAGACTGCGTTCAGGTCGCGTTATGGGCATTATGAATATGTAGTGATGCCCTTTGGAGTGACCAATGCCCCTGcgatattcatggattacatgaataggattttcAGACCTtggttagataagtttgtcgttgtattcatagacgacattcttATTTACTCCAAGAACCTAGAGGACCATGAACATCATCTGCGTGTAGTGTTAGATGTGCTCAGGGAGCATCAGCTGTATGGGAAATTGTCCAAATGTGAGTTTTGGATGAAAGAGGTGCAGTTCCTTGGCCATGTGATCTCGGCGCAGGGTATTGCGGTGGACCCGGCAAAGGTAGAGACAGTGATGAATTGGGAGAGACCTCAAACAGTATTAGAGATGAGGAGCTTTCTAGGGTTGGCTGGGTATTATCGGAGATTCGTGGAGGGATTTTTGAAACAGGTGAATCCTATGACGCAACTCACACGTAAAGATCAGCCTTTCGCCTGGACAGACAGTTGTGAGAGGTGTTTTGAAGAAATGAAGGTAAGGTTGACCATAACTCCTGTCTTGGCCATTCCTGATACAGCTAAGACTTTCGAAGTATACTGTGATGCTTCATATCAGGGGTTGGGTTGTGTATTGATGCAAGAGAAGCGCCCATGACTTATGTGTCTCGACAGTTGAAagtgcatgagaagaactacccgaCGCATGACCTGGAGCTAGCTGCAATAGTGTTCGCTCTGAAAACTTGGCGACACTATTTGTATGGTTTCCAGTTTCAAGTTTTCAGCGACCACAAGAGCTTGAAGTACTTGTTCGATTAGAAAGAATTGAACATGAGGCAACGCAGTTGGATGGAGTATCTAAAAGATTATGACTTTGAGCTGATGTATCATCCTGGTAAAGCAAATTGGTTGCGGATGCTTTGAGCAGAAAGAGGGTGCACGTATCAGCCATGATGATAAAAGAGCTAGAGCTTATTGAGCAGTTGCGGGACATGAACTTGGGGTTACACACCGGGGTGGATTATATACAGTGCAGTATGCTACAAATCACTAATGAGTTTCTGGATGAGGTTAGGGTGGAACAGGGGAAGGATTCAGAGCTGCAGCCGATAATCAGTGAGTTAGGCACTAAGAAGAGGAAAGAGTTCAGGATGGGTAATGACGGCATCCTACGGTTTAAGGAGAGGGTCTGTGTACCCAGGAGTCGGGTACTCAGGAAGATGCTTTTGgaggaagggcataagagtcgtcttagcatacatccgggtatgactaagatgtataaagatTTGAAAGCAAGATTCTGGTGGGCGGGCATGAAGACGGACGTGGCGGATTTTGTAACATCATGTCTGGTATGCCAAAAAGCAAAGATAGAACACCAGAGGCCGGGGGTACCTTGGAACCCTTAGATATTCCTCAGTGGAAGTGGGACAGTGTAGCGATGGATTTCGTAACCCACTTACCTAAGTCTACCAGGGGTTATGATGCAATCTGGATGATTGTGGATCGACTGACGAAATGCGCTCACTTCTTGCCGATAAATCAAAAACTGTCAATGGATAAATTGGCAGCATTATATGTG
Encoded here:
- the LOC114163414 gene encoding uncharacterized protein LOC114163414, whose protein sequence is MGRIQAMANRRRRSDAGADEIAQAIHRMVDAMQPVAAQPRALVPPTRAVTMEDVLKHKPSKFNGKTTPDEADAWLRECEKIFRVLACTEAQQLSFATFLLVGDAEYWWTGMQQQMQTRQEEVSWTSFGTRFLEKYFPDSVKHALEAEFLTLQQGNQLVQTYIDRFEYLARFYSQASIEEWRCRKFEEGLRHELRRVLVPLRIREFPILVEQARTVEKLEMGPSRVGRAQKNTPKA
- the LOC114163415 gene encoding uncharacterized protein LOC114163415, which produces MGHYASQCPTKKIAGGATPQQKPQKALADRPQAAGRVFALTNTEATQSGATHSFISQECVSRLGLVARDLGCELAVSTPASGQVSTNLACPGCVIEVAGHKFKVNLICLPLEGLDVILGMDWLSDNCVMIDCERRNVVFLENDGLPLISIREVVHEATGGASCYVIMVQPEK